One Solirubrobacter pauli DNA segment encodes these proteins:
- a CDS encoding arginase family protein, whose translation MEVVDHGDCAVAPGDLRRSHAQLADVLRGVLAAGAMPLVLGGDHSLSLPTLRVLSERFGTDGYAVVHFDTHADTAAELYGVRVSHGTPFRVAVEEGYLDGHNAVQLGLRGTWPGPDDFAWMREAGFRWHTMDEIDARGLQRVLDDAIAHAANAAPRVYLTVDVDVLDPAFAPGTGTPEPGGLTTRELRAALRRVASELDLCAADVVEVCPPFDVAGITALAGERIALDILTGMAARRTGTSLS comes from the coding sequence TTGGAGGTCGTCGATCACGGCGACTGCGCGGTCGCGCCGGGAGACCTCCGACGCTCGCACGCGCAGCTCGCGGACGTGCTGCGCGGCGTGCTCGCGGCCGGCGCCATGCCGCTCGTCCTCGGCGGCGACCACTCGCTCTCGCTGCCGACGTTGCGGGTGCTGTCCGAGCGGTTCGGCACCGACGGCTACGCGGTCGTCCACTTCGACACCCACGCCGACACCGCCGCCGAGCTCTACGGCGTGCGGGTGTCGCACGGCACGCCGTTCCGCGTCGCCGTCGAAGAGGGCTACCTCGACGGCCACAACGCCGTCCAACTCGGCCTCCGCGGAACCTGGCCGGGGCCGGACGACTTCGCCTGGATGCGCGAGGCCGGATTCCGCTGGCACACCATGGACGAGATCGACGCCCGCGGCCTGCAGCGCGTCCTCGACGACGCGATCGCGCACGCCGCGAACGCCGCGCCGCGCGTCTACCTCACGGTCGACGTGGACGTCCTCGATCCGGCGTTCGCGCCCGGGACGGGCACGCCGGAGCCCGGCGGGCTCACCACGCGCGAGCTGCGCGCGGCGCTGCGTCGGGTCGCCTCCGAGCTGGACCTCTGCGCCGCCGACGTCGTCGAGGTGTGCCCGCCGTTCGACGTCGCGGGCATCACGGCGCTCGCCGGCGAGCGGATCGCGCTGGACATCCTCACGGGCATGGCGGCCCGCCGCACCGGCACGTCGTTGAGCTAG
- a CDS encoding alpha-ketoglutarate-dependent dioxygenase AlkB yields MSLVVQPSLFGTSGQPGLAGLGDAVERRELSDGAWIDLRPGFITAADDLFDALAGSVPWHEERMRMYDSTVRVPRLLARYRQGESLPHPVLGEARSALNAHYADEAGGPFVTAGLCLYRDGNDSVAWHGDRIARESPADTMVAILSLGAVRPFALRPKSGGPGLRLQIGHGDLLVMGGSCQRTWLHAIPKTARCLGARISVQFRPQWGNDLGGRTAEVPRA; encoded by the coding sequence ATGTCCCTCGTCGTCCAGCCTTCGCTGTTTGGAACTTCGGGTCAGCCCGGCCTCGCCGGCCTCGGGGATGCCGTGGAGCGCCGGGAGCTCTCCGACGGCGCCTGGATCGATCTGCGCCCGGGCTTCATCACCGCGGCGGACGACCTGTTCGACGCGTTGGCCGGCAGCGTCCCGTGGCACGAGGAACGCATGCGCATGTACGACAGCACCGTGCGCGTCCCGCGGCTGCTTGCCCGGTACCGGCAGGGCGAGTCGCTGCCGCACCCGGTGCTGGGGGAGGCCCGGTCGGCGCTGAACGCGCACTACGCCGACGAGGCCGGCGGCCCGTTCGTCACCGCCGGGCTCTGCCTGTACCGCGACGGCAACGACAGCGTCGCCTGGCACGGAGACCGGATCGCCCGCGAAAGCCCCGCCGACACCATGGTCGCGATCCTCTCCCTCGGCGCCGTCCGCCCGTTCGCGCTGCGCCCCAAGTCCGGCGGCCCGGGCCTGCGCCTGCAGATCGGCCACGGCGACCTCCTGGTCATGGGCGGCAGCTGCCAGCGCACCTGGTTGCACGCGATCCCGAAGACCGCGCGCTGCCTCGGCGCGCGGATCAGCGTCCAGTTCCGTCCGCAATGGGGCAACGACCTCGGCGGCCGCACCGCGGAGGTGCCGCGCGCATAG
- a CDS encoding sugar phosphate isomerase/epimerase family protein, protein MPRDRIGVQQWSIRDAITRADGSASGYLGGRAFPYDPADLGPLVPLPGGFASVFRYLASVGYRGFEFFSFDQGANGAITTEQIRAALDRAGLVAAGSHTGGLQSMIDPTYRQNEIARARVLGYRMIGTAGNPGPGSPPSGLLADWRRWAQQANEVGAALRAVGIKYFFHPEQDWFRFFDDPAHPELARVHRIDWFTDNTDPRLVAFEPDTMHTLAGRARFPDPVDGSLFDHNRWYARLAAQRRLIAWHIKDADRIPVPAAGTNPFTQEHARPLFPLNAGVDVVYVGEGSIGKGYPCDIDPAVLGFPETFSRFRLSDPGWFHTESDAGPGPAATDPGRSLRWAKVSAAYMLSLAGRRGHGARHSRAARS, encoded by the coding sequence GTGCCCCGGGACCGGATCGGGGTGCAGCAATGGTCGATCCGCGACGCGATCACCCGCGCCGACGGCTCCGCATCCGGGTACCTGGGCGGTCGCGCGTTCCCGTACGACCCGGCCGACCTGGGTCCGCTCGTCCCCTTGCCCGGCGGCTTCGCGTCGGTGTTCCGCTACCTCGCCTCGGTCGGGTACCGGGGGTTCGAGTTCTTCAGCTTCGACCAGGGCGCCAACGGCGCGATCACGACCGAGCAGATCCGGGCGGCGCTCGATCGCGCCGGCCTCGTCGCGGCGGGCAGCCACACGGGCGGCCTGCAGTCCATGATCGACCCGACCTACCGGCAGAACGAGATCGCCCGCGCGCGGGTGCTCGGCTACCGGATGATCGGCACCGCCGGCAACCCCGGGCCGGGCTCGCCGCCGTCCGGCCTCCTGGCCGACTGGAGACGCTGGGCGCAGCAGGCGAACGAGGTCGGCGCCGCGCTCCGGGCGGTCGGCATCAAGTACTTCTTCCACCCGGAGCAGGACTGGTTCCGGTTCTTCGACGATCCCGCCCACCCGGAGCTCGCCCGCGTCCACCGGATCGACTGGTTCACCGACAACACCGATCCGCGCCTGGTGGCGTTCGAGCCCGACACGATGCACACGCTCGCGGGCCGTGCCCGCTTCCCCGACCCCGTCGACGGCAGTCTGTTCGACCACAACCGCTGGTACGCGCGGCTGGCCGCCCAGCGGCGGCTGATCGCGTGGCACATCAAGGACGCGGACCGCATCCCCGTCCCCGCCGCGGGCACGAACCCGTTCACGCAGGAGCACGCCCGCCCGCTGTTCCCGCTCAACGCGGGCGTCGACGTCGTCTACGTCGGTGAGGGATCGATCGGCAAGGGCTACCCGTGCGACATCGACCCCGCCGTGCTCGGCTTCCCGGAGACGTTCAGCCGCTTCCGGCTCTCGGATCCCGGCTGGTTCCACACCGAGTCCGACGCCGGTCCGGGCCCGGCCGCCACCGACCCCGGCCGGTCGCTGCGCTGGGCGAAGGTCAGCGCCGCGTACATGCTGTCGCTGGCCGGCCGGCGTGGGCACGGCGCGCGCCACTCACGCGCCGCGCGAAGCTAG
- a CDS encoding PaaI family thioesterase gives MLDATNVPSGFAPLTDAGAFVEHVGPLYERDGVIGARVEARHLNVAGTAMGGFLATLVDVAFGRAIRAEAEGESAVATVSLTTDYLRPGPEGAWLEVHVEVERLTGRLAFGDCSVHADGDEIVRARAVFAVRSSS, from the coding sequence ATGCTTGACGCCACGAACGTCCCCTCCGGCTTTGCGCCACTGACGGACGCGGGCGCGTTCGTCGAGCACGTCGGCCCGCTCTACGAGCGCGACGGCGTCATCGGCGCGCGAGTCGAGGCTCGCCACCTCAACGTCGCCGGCACCGCCATGGGCGGCTTCCTCGCGACGTTGGTGGACGTTGCGTTCGGCCGTGCGATTCGTGCCGAAGCGGAGGGCGAGTCGGCCGTGGCCACCGTTTCCCTGACGACGGACTACCTGCGCCCCGGACCGGAAGGCGCCTGGCTCGAGGTTCATGTGGAGGTCGAACGGCTGACCGGGCGGTTGGCGTTCGGCGACTGCTCCGTGCATGCCGACGGGGACGAGATCGTTCGGGCCCGCGCAGTCTTCGCCGTGCGCTCGTCGAGCTGA
- a CDS encoding glycerophosphodiester phosphodiesterase, which translates to MHARLIASGVAGALLLGLAAPVAEASRTHGPRRGEPLVIAHRGASAYRPEHTLAAYQLAIDMGADYIEPDLVSTKDGVLVDRHEPEISGTTDVASHLEFADRRTTKVLDGTPVTGWFTEDFTLAELKTLRAIERIPDLRPANTAFNGLYEVPTLQEVIDLAKREGVGIYPETKHPTYFDALGLSLEEPLIRTLRRNGLDRPDSDVFVQSFEVSNLRRLARELRVPIVQLTSATGRPYDFTAAGDPRTYADLTTPGGLRWVARYADGIGPDKIQIVPRDAQNRMLAPTSLVNDAHRAGLLVHPYTFRPENTFLAAEHREGNPASPDFLRARGNEPAELKLFFKLGVDGVFADNADTAVAVRRKVFGG; encoded by the coding sequence ATGCATGCACGCCTCATCGCTTCCGGGGTCGCCGGAGCGCTTCTCCTGGGGCTGGCGGCACCCGTTGCCGAAGCCAGCCGAACGCACGGGCCCAGGCGAGGTGAGCCGCTCGTCATCGCGCACCGCGGTGCCTCGGCGTACCGGCCGGAGCACACGCTTGCGGCGTACCAGCTGGCGATCGACATGGGCGCCGACTACATCGAGCCCGACCTGGTGTCCACCAAGGACGGCGTCCTCGTCGATCGTCACGAGCCCGAGATCTCGGGCACGACCGACGTCGCCTCGCACCTGGAGTTCGCCGACCGGCGCACGACGAAGGTGCTCGACGGCACGCCCGTGACCGGCTGGTTCACCGAGGACTTCACGCTCGCCGAGCTGAAGACGTTGCGCGCGATCGAGCGGATCCCGGACCTGCGCCCGGCGAACACGGCGTTCAACGGCCTCTACGAGGTGCCGACGCTGCAGGAGGTGATCGACCTCGCGAAGCGGGAGGGGGTCGGCATCTACCCGGAGACCAAGCATCCGACGTACTTCGACGCATTGGGCCTGTCGCTCGAGGAGCCGCTGATCCGGACCCTGCGTCGCAACGGGCTCGACCGGCCCGACTCCGACGTGTTCGTGCAGTCCTTCGAGGTCTCCAACCTGCGGCGGCTGGCTCGTGAGCTCCGTGTGCCGATCGTGCAGCTCACCAGCGCCACCGGCCGACCGTACGACTTCACCGCCGCCGGGGACCCGCGGACCTATGCCGACCTGACGACGCCGGGCGGGCTGCGCTGGGTCGCGCGCTATGCGGACGGCATCGGTCCGGACAAGATCCAGATCGTCCCGCGCGACGCCCAGAACCGGATGCTCGCACCCACGTCGCTCGTCAACGACGCGCATCGCGCGGGCCTTCTCGTCCACCCGTACACCTTCCGGCCGGAGAACACCTTCCTCGCGGCCGAGCACCGCGAGGGCAACCCGGCCAGCCCGGACTTCCTGCGCGCGCGAGGCAACGAGCCGGCTGAGCTGAAGCTCTTCTTCAAGCTCGGGGTCGACGGCGTCTTCGCCGACAACGCGGACACCGCCGTGGCGGTGCGACGGAAGGTCTTCGGCGGCTGA
- a CDS encoding ATP-binding protein, whose product MRNDERAVLAVRKAARGFEPTEDAELLTTCRRQAVLIDALMRAVGDLRSGASALKAENADLRAERRRGHRGEAEAAVADAPPSGTRVEAQVRLGVHAPAMARRIIADALRDRVPSSVIDNALLTISELVTNSVCHGLSADGGSAIVRLHLTDESLLLEVEDPGQGGPVLRGRPNARTGAGYGLHVVGTISERWGSERRANGAMRVWAELNVTPSVDEALPAPQPREELHVAPAAPRTGTWQVYLGTKDAVLSSHGSETDAERAAHQHAALHECRRIVVHDRYFRTRSLTVRARSNTDGDRPMSSDSIAGGGA is encoded by the coding sequence ATGCGGAATGACGAGCGGGCCGTGCTGGCGGTGCGCAAGGCGGCTCGCGGCTTCGAGCCGACCGAGGACGCGGAGCTGCTGACGACGTGTCGCCGGCAGGCCGTGTTGATCGACGCGCTCATGCGAGCCGTCGGAGACCTGCGCAGCGGCGCGAGCGCGCTCAAGGCCGAGAACGCCGACCTCCGTGCCGAGCGCCGGCGAGGTCATCGCGGCGAGGCGGAGGCGGCGGTCGCCGATGCGCCACCAAGCGGCACCCGTGTGGAGGCGCAAGTGCGCCTCGGCGTGCACGCGCCCGCGATGGCGCGCCGCATCATCGCGGACGCCCTCCGGGACCGCGTCCCGTCCTCGGTGATCGACAACGCCCTGCTGACGATCTCCGAGCTGGTCACCAACAGCGTCTGCCATGGCCTCTCAGCCGACGGCGGCTCCGCGATCGTGCGGTTGCACCTCACGGACGAGTCGTTGCTTCTCGAGGTGGAGGACCCCGGGCAGGGCGGCCCCGTGCTGCGGGGGCGACCCAACGCTCGCACCGGTGCGGGCTACGGCCTGCATGTCGTCGGGACGATCAGCGAACGCTGGGGCAGCGAACGCCGCGCCAACGGCGCCATGCGCGTCTGGGCGGAGCTGAACGTGACCCCCTCGGTCGACGAGGCCCTCCCGGCCCCGCAGCCGCGCGAGGAGCTGCACGTCGCGCCCGCCGCTCCACGCACGGGAACCTGGCAGGTGTACCTGGGCACCAAGGATGCGGTGCTCTCCAGCCACGGCAGCGAGACGGACGCCGAACGCGCCGCGCACCAGCACGCGGCGCTGCACGAGTGCCGCCGCATCGTCGTCCACGACCGGTACTTCCGCACCCGTTCCCTGACGGTTCGCGCGCGGTCCAACACCGATGGGGACCGCCCGATGTCGTCCGATTCGATCGCGGGCGGCGGTGCCTGA
- a CDS encoding amidase — protein MRRFPLASAAAFAALLAASTPAWAWTTVTNSNGDTWNVNDAADPGMDTGSIHNTGTNALQGYGGLRVKVPGAPRMNGVLLRGFGLTADSPTQYTSKKAVALGGVAVKRSIAFNTAEAYARYLDTFTNRTSAPITIEVAFGGQLGYDTGTNQSALAATSSGDTALTTADKWAVSYSPSAGAGSATVNGTSATVPGTFDRTGNFLLGPFDHALATSGDHANHIGYVNTITIPAGATKALVRYVVTGLSETRAPAGGGAVPAAGSQVAAVTAKATALAAAPPLGDLAPAEACALVNVDISAINCGAAPAYALGPVVGDKAIGATTSSPYNVVGKTITQLIADLKAGVTTSEQITQAYLDRIAAYDRGPFGLNSMITLAPDVMAQAKAADAARKAGDTRPLLGIPIVAKDLMSTKDMPTTGGSRVFEGFQSTTDAWQVIKIREAGAIVMGKANLAEYANDGHFSPSAYGQVWNAYDPSKSPIGSSGGTATAVASSFAAAGFGTQTGDSLWGPSSAVSLVSLRGTDGMQSSGGTMPLTYIQDYVGWIAQSLPDLSLLLNATAIDNPADILDDVSNGHRPADWTAGLDESALVGKVIGVPATAFDDPFGTPGTEAAMRESFKHFVAAGAVVKEIPDPPAGPSSPPGDRGYEGWRQWLLEHPNAPYTDAAQILRSPLRLPQFRNTTPYTGTGAMTLAQVRAFEAQRAEYRARLATWMDTNGVDAVVFPGQLSDIHLNDSIQPSFGRRDPQASAAGVPNVIFPAGVNDHGQPINLQLQGKAFDDLKLMGFAYAFEAKARGRVAPPVDVTPVLPFATSTGGTVGGTVPATLSLSLGAPATFGAFTPGVEKDYSVTSRATVISTAGDAALSVSDPGHLVNGSFSLAEPLRVSFSKASWTAPVSLDPVDITFKQLIKASDPLRTGSYSKTLTFTLSTTTP, from the coding sequence TTGCGCAGATTCCCTCTCGCGTCGGCAGCCGCTTTCGCCGCGCTGCTCGCCGCTTCCACCCCAGCGTGGGCGTGGACGACCGTGACGAACTCGAACGGGGACACGTGGAACGTCAACGACGCCGCGGACCCCGGGATGGACACCGGGTCGATCCACAACACGGGCACGAACGCGCTGCAGGGCTACGGCGGCCTGCGCGTGAAGGTCCCGGGCGCCCCGCGCATGAACGGCGTCCTCCTGCGCGGCTTCGGCCTCACGGCCGACAGCCCGACGCAGTACACGAGCAAGAAGGCGGTCGCGCTCGGCGGCGTCGCCGTCAAGCGCTCGATCGCCTTCAACACCGCTGAGGCGTACGCCCGCTACCTCGACACGTTCACCAACCGCACGAGCGCGCCGATCACGATCGAGGTCGCGTTCGGCGGCCAGCTCGGCTACGACACCGGCACGAACCAGAGCGCGCTCGCGGCGACCTCGTCCGGCGACACCGCCCTGACGACCGCCGACAAGTGGGCGGTGTCCTACTCCCCGTCGGCGGGCGCCGGCAGCGCGACCGTCAACGGCACGAGCGCGACGGTGCCGGGCACCTTCGACCGTACCGGCAACTTCCTGCTCGGGCCGTTCGACCACGCGCTGGCCACGAGCGGCGATCACGCCAACCACATCGGCTACGTCAACACGATCACGATCCCGGCGGGCGCGACCAAGGCGCTCGTGCGCTACGTGGTCACGGGCCTGTCGGAGACGCGCGCGCCCGCGGGCGGCGGCGCGGTCCCGGCCGCGGGCTCCCAGGTGGCGGCCGTGACGGCCAAGGCCACGGCGCTGGCCGCCGCGCCTCCGCTCGGCGACCTCGCGCCCGCCGAGGCGTGCGCGCTCGTCAACGTCGACATCTCCGCGATCAACTGCGGCGCCGCGCCGGCGTACGCGCTCGGCCCGGTCGTGGGTGACAAGGCGATCGGCGCGACCACGTCCTCGCCGTACAACGTCGTCGGCAAGACGATCACGCAGCTGATCGCCGACCTGAAGGCGGGCGTGACGACGTCCGAGCAGATCACCCAGGCCTACCTCGACCGGATCGCGGCCTACGACCGCGGGCCGTTCGGCTTGAACTCGATGATCACGCTCGCGCCGGACGTGATGGCGCAGGCGAAGGCCGCCGACGCCGCCCGCAAGGCCGGCGACACGCGGCCCCTGCTCGGCATCCCGATCGTCGCGAAGGACCTCATGTCCACCAAGGACATGCCGACCACCGGCGGCTCGCGCGTGTTCGAAGGGTTCCAGTCGACCACCGACGCGTGGCAGGTCATCAAGATCCGCGAGGCCGGCGCGATCGTCATGGGCAAGGCCAACCTCGCCGAGTACGCGAACGACGGCCACTTCTCCCCCAGCGCCTACGGCCAGGTGTGGAACGCGTACGACCCGTCCAAGTCGCCGATCGGCTCTTCGGGCGGCACCGCCACGGCGGTGGCCTCCTCGTTCGCGGCGGCCGGCTTCGGCACGCAGACGGGTGACTCGCTGTGGGGTCCGTCCTCGGCGGTGTCCCTGGTGTCCCTGCGCGGCACGGACGGCATGCAGTCGAGCGGCGGCACCATGCCGCTGACCTACATCCAGGACTACGTCGGCTGGATCGCCCAGTCGCTGCCGGACCTGTCGCTGCTGCTCAACGCGACCGCCATCGACAACCCCGCCGACATCCTCGACGACGTCTCCAACGGCCACCGCCCCGCGGACTGGACAGCCGGTCTGGACGAGAGCGCGTTGGTCGGCAAGGTCATCGGCGTGCCGGCCACCGCCTTCGACGACCCGTTCGGCACCCCCGGAACCGAGGCCGCGATGCGCGAGTCCTTCAAGCACTTCGTCGCCGCCGGCGCCGTCGTGAAGGAGATCCCCGACCCGCCCGCGGGCCCGTCGTCGCCCCCGGGCGATCGCGGCTACGAGGGCTGGCGCCAGTGGCTGCTCGAGCATCCGAACGCGCCGTACACCGACGCGGCCCAGATCCTCCGCAGCCCGCTCCGCCTCCCTCAGTTCCGCAACACCACCCCCTACACCGGCACCGGCGCGATGACGCTGGCGCAGGTGCGCGCGTTCGAGGCCCAGCGTGCCGAGTACCGCGCCCGGCTGGCCACCTGGATGGACACCAACGGCGTCGACGCCGTCGTCTTCCCGGGCCAGTTGAGCGACATCCACCTCAACGACTCGATCCAGCCGAGCTTCGGCCGCCGGGACCCGCAGGCCTCGGCCGCCGGCGTGCCGAACGTGATCTTCCCCGCGGGCGTGAACGACCACGGCCAGCCGATCAACCTGCAGCTGCAGGGCAAGGCCTTCGACGACCTCAAGCTCATGGGCTTCGCCTACGCGTTCGAGGCGAAGGCGCGTGGCCGCGTGGCTCCGCCGGTGGACGTGACGCCGGTGCTGCCGTTCGCCACGTCGACGGGCGGCACGGTCGGCGGCACCGTTCCGGCCACGTTGTCGCTGTCGCTGGGAGCGCCGGCCACGTTCGGCGCCTTCACGCCGGGTGTGGAGAAGGACTACTCGGTGACGTCGCGGGCCACCGTGATCTCCACGGCGGGCGACGCGGCGCTGTCCGTGTCCGACCCCGGGCACCTGGTCAACGGCTCGTTCTCGCTGGCTGAGCCGCTGCGCGTCTCCTTCTCCAAGGCGAGCTGGACCGCGCCGGTGTCCCTGGACCCCGTGGACATCACGTTCAAGCAGCTGATCAAGGCGAGCGACCCGTTGCGGACGGGCAGCTACTCCAAGACGCTGACGTTCACGTTGTCGACGACGACGCCGTAG
- a CDS encoding PPOX class F420-dependent oxidoreductase, whose amino-acid sequence MAELTDAGVSELLAKPNHAVLSTLNKDGSVHSAVVWVNVEDDKVAFNGALGRVWPANIERDARVTLVVINQENPYEYAEIKGTASAVDGGDGHIDRLAQKYINQEKYPWRGEGEVRQKFEVTAARVRYAKA is encoded by the coding sequence ATGGCCGAACTGACCGATGCAGGCGTGAGCGAGCTGCTCGCCAAGCCCAACCATGCCGTCCTCTCGACGCTCAACAAGGACGGCTCCGTCCACAGCGCCGTCGTGTGGGTGAACGTCGAGGACGACAAGGTCGCCTTCAACGGTGCTCTCGGCCGTGTGTGGCCGGCGAACATCGAACGTGACGCGCGCGTGACCCTGGTCGTCATCAACCAGGAGAACCCGTACGAGTACGCGGAGATCAAGGGCACCGCGTCCGCGGTCGACGGCGGCGACGGCCACATCGACCGGCTCGCGCAGAAGTACATCAACCAGGAGAAGTACCCGTGGCGTGGTGAGGGCGAGGTGCGCCAGAAGTTCGAGGTCACCGCCGCGCGCGTGCGCTACGCCAAGGCGTAG
- the proC gene encoding pyrroline-5-carboxylate reductase, producing the protein MSVRLLLVGGGRMGEALLGGMLAAGREPSELAVAEVSGARRTELADRYPGVQVVASPVAAEGVVLATKPDGIAAAVTASVQAGASRLLSVAAGITCAAMEAAAGGSTAVVRAMPNTPALVGAGVTAIAPGSTAGEEDLAWAEEILSAVGVVVRVKETQLDAVTGVSGSGPAYVFLVAEALSDAGVLAGLTRDLANTLAFQTLLGSSQLLVQSADGPAELRAAVTSPGGTTAAGTRELERAGVRSAFLEAVMAATERARELGSA; encoded by the coding sequence ATGAGCGTCCGCCTGCTGCTGGTCGGCGGCGGCCGCATGGGCGAGGCGCTGCTCGGCGGGATGCTCGCCGCCGGGCGCGAGCCGTCCGAGCTCGCGGTCGCCGAGGTGTCCGGGGCGCGCCGCACCGAGCTCGCCGACAGATACCCGGGCGTGCAGGTCGTCGCGTCGCCGGTCGCCGCCGAGGGCGTCGTGCTCGCCACCAAGCCGGACGGGATCGCCGCCGCGGTCACCGCGAGCGTCCAGGCCGGCGCGAGCCGGTTGCTGTCCGTGGCCGCGGGCATCACGTGCGCGGCGATGGAGGCGGCCGCGGGCGGAAGCACGGCGGTCGTGCGCGCGATGCCGAACACGCCGGCGCTCGTCGGCGCGGGCGTGACCGCGATCGCCCCCGGCTCCACGGCGGGCGAGGAGGACCTCGCGTGGGCCGAGGAGATCCTGTCCGCGGTCGGCGTCGTGGTGCGTGTGAAGGAGACCCAGCTCGACGCGGTCACCGGCGTGTCCGGCTCCGGGCCCGCCTACGTCTTCCTCGTCGCCGAGGCGCTGTCGGACGCGGGCGTGCTCGCCGGCCTCACCCGCGACCTCGCGAACACGCTGGCGTTCCAGACCCTGCTCGGCTCGTCCCAGCTGCTCGTCCAGAGCGCCGACGGCCCGGCCGAGCTGCGCGCCGCGGTCACCTCACCCGGCGGCACGACCGCGGCCGGCACGCGGGAGCTCGAACGGGCCGGTGTCCGCTCGGCCTTCCTCGAGGCGGTCATGGCCGCCACCGAACGGGCGCGGGAGCTGGGGTCCGCCTGA
- a CDS encoding thioesterase family protein, producing MAFTEGSERTEEFRVEGDLLTDVDGTLPMPVLSTPGMISMMEWAASNLVRDDLPPGMATVGFEVAVKHVGGALEGAECTATARLREVIDGRKLRFDVEVKEGARTIGVGTHERRMISVAPEV from the coding sequence ATGGCGTTCACCGAAGGCAGCGAGCGGACCGAGGAGTTCCGCGTCGAAGGCGACCTCCTGACCGACGTCGACGGCACGTTGCCGATGCCCGTGCTGTCGACGCCCGGGATGATCTCGATGATGGAGTGGGCCGCGTCCAACCTGGTGCGCGACGACCTGCCGCCCGGGATGGCGACGGTCGGCTTCGAGGTGGCGGTCAAGCACGTCGGCGGCGCGCTCGAGGGCGCGGAGTGCACAGCGACCGCGCGCCTGCGCGAGGTCATCGACGGGCGCAAGCTCCGCTTCGACGTCGAGGTCAAGGAAGGCGCGCGGACGATCGGCGTCGGCACGCACGAGCGCCGCATGATCTCCGTCGCGCCCGAGGTATGA